TTCTTGGTTTAACCAATGCGATCGCTGCAAAAGATTTACTCTAACTAGAGCCGCAGGGATGTACACTGAATATGGTGCAAAGCCCAACAAAACGACTAAAAAGTAAAAATACCAAGGGGCTGAATGGCCATTAACAACTTCGGTAAAACGGTCTATATTGTGATAGATAAAAAAGGCATTAATAAAATTCCAGCCGTTGCGCCAAGTTACCAAAACATACCAAGGAAGTGAGATAACTAAAACTATCGCCATTCCTAAAATCGGCTGCATTTCTCGCCATAGTTCCCAAAATTTCCCCACATACAAGGCAAAAGCAATCATAATTAGTCCTGGTAAGACAATGCCTACAGGACCTTTAGTTAATATTGCCCCAGCAATTAAGACATAACTGGCTAAATACCATTTATTGGGAAGTCGCCAATTAGCAGTGACGATTGGGGAATTATTCTGAGCATATCCCAGGAAAAAACATAATAAAGTTGAACCTATACAGCCGTTGAGTAACATATCAGAAACCCCGGCTCTGCCCCAAACAATCATTTCTGCGTTGAGTGCCATTAAAGCAGCGGCAATGGCGGCTGTAAAGTAACGTCTAGGCAAATTAGTAACTTGTTCTAATTCATCTTTTTTGGCAAAGTACCACTGCACAGTGTAAAATGCCAAAGCAATTACGCCCATTGCTGCCAATGCTGAAGGGATACGCACAGCCCATTCATTTACTCCCATAATAGAGTAAGCGATCGCCTGACACCAATAAATCAAAGCAGGTTTATCAAAGCGAGTTTCACCATTAAAAAACGGCGTAATCCAATCACCAGTTAGCAACATTTGCCGGGAAGCTTCAGCAAACAGCGGCTCAGTTTCATCAATCAAGCCCACATTCCCCAAATTCCAGCCAAAAGCTATCCAACCAATCACCAACAACCACAGAGACGAAACAGCTACAAGTATGACTGGACGCTGTTGTAAATTATTCAACCACTTATCAACCACTTTATCGGTGACACTCAATTTTATACTCATGAATTCATACTTAGAGACACGGTAATCATGTCCTTACCAATACACAACAGTTTACAATTCAAAATGCCTCTTTCGAGGAGCTTTACTATCAAAATTCAAACAACTCCTTCTTACTTCTTCTTCCTCCTGATAGCGCAGCGTGGCGTTAGCCATACTGCTGAATGGGCGCAGGCCCTGCGCCCCTACCTCCTGATAGCGTGGCGTTAGCCATACTCCTGACTCCTCCCATATCACCTATTTTCTAACACCAATTGCCATTCTTGAGTTTGCGAATTCCATTGTGGAGAAGAAGTTTCTCCCACAACATAGGGACCCCAATAGCGTCGAGAACCATCTTGAGCAAAAGCCACCAAAATATCACCTTTCTCTAGCTTTAAATTACCTTGAGGTAAAGATAAAATTAACCCGTTCTCATTTCCTTCTTGGGGAGCAAAATCCCAATGAGCCGGAATACCAGATTTAGATTTATTCGCAGTGGCGCTTTTTTGAGATGATTGTCTAGCTAATAATGCTAGACGTACAGGTTGGGTAGTTTTGTTGCTCATGCGAAGTGATCCAGCAGTCTTGGTTTTACTATCCGAATCAAACCGATAGGCTACAACTGTAGAGTGATTTTTCTGTGAACTTGATTCTACTGATTCACTTGGTGTATTATCTAAATTGATTGCATCAGCACTATTGACCGTGTTTGTAACTACAGGTGAATTTTTTTCTGGATTTGTAGACTCCAAGGATATCCTCATATCTAAGCATCCAGTTACGATCCCCATAAATCCTAATACAGAAAAACCGATAATGAAGTTACGATACCGAAGAGCCAAGTTTTTCATAATGATATAGATTTAGAAATAAGATTTTTTGTCAGCTAAACCCAAATGATTGGTGATTATTTTTGTTCACTGTTCCCCTCTTCATGCAAAATACTCGTCTGAACAACCTATTAGAAACAATTTATAGAAGCTTGAGTGAATGGTTTCTCAATCCTTGGCGACGGTTATCATTACTACTAATTAGTTTTTTGTTTGGTTTTTTTCTGGGATCAGCAGTATCAACAACCGCTGGACAGAAGGCAGAATTAGACATCGTAGTAGCTGGATTTTTAGTGCTATTAACTGAAATTACCAGTAGGATATTTTACAGTCGCAGTTTTTTTTCTCGCCAAGCATTTTGGGTAGAAACACTCAACTATCTCAAGGTTGGTTTCATCTACAGTCTATTTCTAGAAGCCTTGAAACTGGGTTCGTAATTTTATGAATAGCGAATGGTTGAGTAAGATTTTGACAACGGACACATCTTGGCAAGTATTAGCACAAGCCGCAGCATTGGCAGATCCTTTGCGAGCTAAGGTGTTTAATATTACTTCTGATCATGTGGCTGAAATTATGGAAAACAGAGGGGATTTACTGAAGTTAGTTTTCCCTGATTTTAGTCAATTTTGTCAAACTAGCCTAAAAACTGATCCTCAAGGAATGTTGCAGGTATTGTGGGATGTGTGGCTACCTTTGGGAATGAAAATTGCAGCACAGCATCAAGAGTCGGGGAAACCTTTTATCCAGGGAATTTTAGGCGCACAAGGCACGGGTAAAACTACAATGTCCCACATACTGGGTTTGATTCTCCAGCATTTGGGATACAGGACGTTAAGTTTTTCTTTGGACGACTTATACAAAACTTATAGCGATCGCTTGGCTTTAATGCAGCAAGATTCCCGGTTAGTTTGGCGTGGTCCGCCCGGAACCCACGATATTCATCTAGGTTTAAGTCTACTCGATCAGATTCACCAAAGCAAGAGTCCTGTTATAGTTCCTAGATTTGATAAATCCGCTCATGGGGGTGCAGGCGATCGCACTACTT
The DNA window shown above is from Anabaena sp. WA102 and carries:
- a CDS encoding ArnT family glycosyltransferase; the protein is MSIKLSVTDKVVDKWLNNLQQRPVILVAVSSLWLLVIGWIAFGWNLGNVGLIDETEPLFAEASRQMLLTGDWITPFFNGETRFDKPALIYWCQAIAYSIMGVNEWAVRIPSALAAMGVIALAFYTVQWYFAKKDELEQVTNLPRRYFTAAIAAALMALNAEMIVWGRAGVSDMLLNGCIGSTLLCFFLGYAQNNSPIVTANWRLPNKWYLASYVLIAGAILTKGPVGIVLPGLIMIAFALYVGKFWELWREMQPILGMAIVLVISLPWYVLVTWRNGWNFINAFFIYHNIDRFTEVVNGHSAPWYFYFLVVLLGFAPYSVYIPAALVRVNLLQRSHWLNQERSQQLGLFTCIWFLGVFGFFTISVTKLPSYVLPLMPAAAILVALFWSDLFPSSPTITPTPPKFLRISAWINVGFLTILAIALFNLTQIAGLDPAAPELYVQMERSGILKFGGIIWLLSTITTAILILTHRYQQIITINLLGFIAFIAIVLIPAVSIMDQQRQLPLRELSALIVESKQPNEELIMVGFKKPTVTFYTHKNVNYIKFAQQALEYIQKQASQPTKPPSLLLLVEQGKFHEMDLPPDNYKSLATKGAYHLIRIPLKTAKPENINLS
- a CDS encoding DUF565 domain-containing protein, with product MQNTRLNNLLETIYRSLSEWFLNPWRRLSLLLISFLFGFFLGSAVSTTAGQKAELDIVVAGFLVLLTEITSRIFYSRSFFSRQAFWVETLNYLKVGFIYSLFLEALKLGS
- a CDS encoding glycerate kinase, with amino-acid sequence MNSEWLSKILTTDTSWQVLAQAAALADPLRAKVFNITSDHVAEIMENRGDLLKLVFPDFSQFCQTSLKTDPQGMLQVLWDVWLPLGMKIAAQHQESGKPFIQGILGAQGTGKTTMSHILGLILQHLGYRTLSFSLDDLYKTYSDRLALMQQDSRLVWRGPPGTHDIHLGLSLLDQIHQSKSPVIVPRFDKSAHGGAGDRTTSEVITNPIDIVLFEGWFVGVKPIPPKVLLTPPPPILTDVDKQFASDMNNQLKDYLPLWERLDSLIVLYPTDYRYSLAWRKQAERQMIAAGKSGMTDSEIEEFVNYFWRSLHPELFINPLIQSSSVDLVIEINADHSFGNFRSPTS